The following are encoded in a window of Telmatobacter sp. DSM 110680 genomic DNA:
- the hemL gene encoding glutamate-1-semialdehyde 2,1-aminomutase, whose product MSSETTKTPTHTRSHELQQRAERYFPGGVNSPVRAFRAVGGAPPFVERAEGPWVVDADGNRYIDYVGSWGPMILGHAFRPVVEAIARAARNSASFGASTASEADLAERIVTCYPAIEKIRFVSSGTEATMSAIRLARAATGRKIIIKFEGCYHGHADGLLVKAGSGVATFGIPGSAGVPEEIAALTHALPYNDTAAVESAFDAHPNQIAAVILEPVVGNAGCIPPMPGYLEALRELTRREGALLIVDEVMTGFRVALGGACELYRLDPDLVTLGKIVGGGLPVGVFGGKQRYMDMLAPLGPVYQAGTLSGNPLAMAAGIATVGYLQEHKAEVYARLESTSKAVADGVAAEAAKAGVALTTNRVGAMWTWFFQGDLVTNYDEAAKSDTAAFGRFHRAMLDRGVWLPPSQFEAAFLGTTHGDAEVKATIEAAGEAFRLIVD is encoded by the coding sequence ATGAGCTCAGAAACAACCAAAACACCAACCCACACCCGTTCCCATGAACTGCAACAGCGCGCTGAGCGTTATTTCCCGGGCGGCGTCAATTCGCCAGTGCGGGCATTTCGCGCGGTGGGGGGTGCTCCGCCATTTGTGGAGCGGGCGGAAGGCCCATGGGTCGTCGATGCGGACGGCAATCGCTACATCGACTACGTGGGTTCATGGGGGCCGATGATCCTGGGGCACGCTTTTCGGCCCGTGGTGGAGGCGATTGCGCGGGCTGCACGAAACTCAGCGAGCTTTGGGGCATCGACGGCGAGCGAGGCAGATCTGGCGGAGCGGATTGTTACGTGTTATCCGGCCATTGAGAAGATCCGCTTTGTCAGTTCCGGCACCGAGGCCACCATGTCGGCGATCCGCCTGGCGCGCGCGGCGACGGGACGCAAGATCATCATCAAGTTTGAAGGCTGCTATCACGGCCATGCGGATGGACTGCTGGTGAAGGCCGGTTCGGGCGTCGCCACGTTCGGAATTCCGGGTTCGGCAGGGGTCCCGGAAGAGATTGCCGCGCTTACGCATGCATTGCCGTATAACGATACGGCGGCTGTTGAATCGGCATTTGATGCCCATCCCAATCAAATTGCAGCGGTGATTCTGGAACCCGTGGTGGGGAACGCAGGGTGTATTCCACCTATGCCCGGATATCTCGAAGCTTTGCGCGAACTGACGCGGCGCGAAGGCGCATTGCTGATCGTGGATGAGGTGATGACGGGATTCCGCGTGGCGCTGGGCGGCGCATGCGAGTTGTACCGACTCGACCCTGACTTGGTGACACTGGGGAAGATTGTGGGCGGGGGATTACCGGTGGGCGTCTTTGGCGGCAAGCAGAGGTATATGGATATGCTGGCGCCGCTGGGGCCCGTCTACCAGGCAGGAACACTGAGCGGTAATCCGCTGGCGATGGCTGCGGGGATCGCTACGGTCGGGTATTTGCAGGAGCACAAGGCCGAAGTGTATGCGCGCTTGGAATCGACGTCGAAGGCTGTTGCAGATGGCGTCGCGGCTGAGGCCGCGAAGGCCGGAGTGGCGCTGACGACGAATCGTGTAGGTGCTATGTGGACGTGGTTCTTTCAAGGTGACTTGGTGACGAATTACGACGAGGCGGCAAAGTCGGATACGGCGGCGTTTGGACGTTTCCATCGGGCCATGCTGGACCGCGGGGTGTGGCTGCCGCCATCTCAGTTTGAGGCGGCTTTTCTGGGGACGACGCACGGAGATGCGGAAGTCAAGGCGACGATAGAGGCGGCTGGTGAGGCGTTTCGCCTCATCGTGGATTGA
- the purN gene encoding phosphoribosylglycinamide formyltransferase — protein MAGSKSKAPFRIGVLLSGRGSNFLAIAKSIREGRLSGVEIAIVLSNVADAPGISAARDLNLPTAVYVSKGRPRAEHDADLIGSLREHKIDLVCLAGYMRLLSPGFISAFPNRILNIHPSLLPAFPGLDAQQQAFDYGVKVAGCTVHFVDEHLDHGAIILQRAIPVLETDDAHSLADRILAEEHIAYSEAIARVASGDYEMRGRRYVKRQRFDTGN, from the coding sequence TTGGCAGGCTCGAAATCCAAAGCGCCCTTCCGTATAGGCGTATTGCTCTCCGGGCGCGGATCTAACTTTCTCGCCATCGCTAAATCCATCCGGGAAGGCCGACTGTCCGGCGTTGAAATCGCCATCGTCCTGTCCAACGTCGCCGACGCTCCCGGAATTAGCGCCGCACGGGATCTGAATCTGCCGACCGCCGTCTATGTTTCGAAAGGACGTCCTCGCGCCGAGCACGACGCCGACCTTATTGGCTCCCTCCGCGAACACAAAATCGATCTCGTCTGCCTCGCCGGCTACATGCGCCTGCTCTCGCCGGGCTTCATCTCCGCGTTCCCCAACCGCATCCTCAACATCCATCCTTCGCTGTTGCCCGCTTTTCCGGGACTCGACGCGCAGCAGCAAGCTTTCGACTATGGTGTCAAAGTTGCCGGCTGCACCGTGCACTTTGTCGATGAGCATCTCGATCACGGAGCTATCATTCTGCAACGCGCCATTCCGGTTTTGGAAACCGACGACGCCCACTCTCTCGCTGACCGCATCCTCGCCGAAGAGCACATCGCCTACAGCGAAGCCATCGCCCGCGTCGCCAGCGGGGATTACGAGATGCGGGGCCGCCGCTACGTCAAGCGCCAACGATTTGACACGGGTAATTAG
- the purM gene encoding phosphoribosylformylglycinamidine cyclo-ligase: MPEESKAKPETVQQRGITYADAGVDISRGDRAKDRIKYLAQKTFNRNVLGGIGGFGALFRLDLQKFKSPILVSSADGVGTKLKIAFEMGLHSSVGGDLVNHCVNDIAVQGATPLFFLDYFASGKLDPEVTETVVSGLAEACKANGCALIGGETAQMPGFYADGEYDLAGFIVGAVDRDKLVTGADIKAGDVLVGFPSTGLHTNGYSLARKLMFDVAKYKPSQYVTAIKEKAGTALMKTHRSYLHVTQKLVAAGMTAGMAHITGGGITENLPRILPKGLAAQVELGSWPVLPIFDHLRDLGQVSQDEMMRTFNMGVGLIAVIPAAKFTRAKTLLDRAEEKFYVVGRIIKGDHHVHYT, encoded by the coding sequence GTGCCCGAAGAATCCAAAGCAAAGCCAGAAACCGTGCAGCAGCGCGGCATTACCTATGCCGACGCCGGGGTCGACATCTCCCGCGGCGACCGGGCTAAAGATCGCATCAAATACCTGGCTCAGAAAACCTTTAATCGCAATGTTTTAGGTGGGATCGGGGGCTTTGGGGCGCTCTTTCGGCTCGATCTGCAGAAGTTCAAAAGTCCTATCCTGGTCAGCTCGGCAGACGGTGTAGGCACGAAGCTCAAAATCGCCTTCGAAATGGGCCTTCACTCCAGCGTCGGCGGAGACTTGGTCAACCACTGCGTCAACGACATCGCTGTCCAGGGTGCGACGCCTCTCTTCTTCCTCGACTACTTCGCCAGTGGCAAGCTCGATCCCGAGGTTACAGAGACCGTCGTCTCGGGCCTCGCCGAGGCATGCAAAGCTAATGGCTGCGCCCTGATCGGCGGGGAAACTGCGCAGATGCCTGGCTTCTATGCCGACGGTGAATACGACCTTGCGGGCTTTATTGTCGGTGCCGTCGATCGCGACAAACTGGTAACTGGAGCCGACATCAAGGCTGGCGACGTCCTTGTCGGATTCCCCTCCACGGGCCTCCACACCAATGGCTATTCGCTCGCTCGCAAACTGATGTTCGACGTGGCTAAATACAAACCAAGCCAATACGTCACCGCCATTAAAGAGAAAGCGGGCACGGCACTCATGAAGACGCACCGCAGCTATCTGCACGTTACGCAGAAACTGGTTGCGGCCGGAATGACCGCCGGCATGGCTCACATCACGGGCGGCGGCATTACCGAAAATCTGCCCAGAATTCTGCCCAAGGGGCTGGCGGCGCAAGTTGAACTTGGCTCCTGGCCGGTGCTCCCGATCTTCGACCACCTCCGGGATCTCGGCCAGGTATCGCAAGACGAGATGATGCGCACCTTCAACATGGGTGTCGGCCTTATCGCCGTCATCCCCGCCGCGAAGTTTACACGCGCCAAGACTCTGCTCGACCGCGCGGAAGAGAAGTTCTACGTCGTTGGCCGCATTATTAAAGGCGACCACCACGTCCACTACACCTGA
- a CDS encoding DUF3592 domain-containing protein — MSGLPTIRPEPIIYTASTMLEELLGRMRRIDRWPETAATVTSTDRFIPERWQRGPSEATIGFCYTPDGGEIQSGQFRVDDGCSLFNVDERDTFPIRYDPAHPERYFSSEFSIRSRLKFLGLLVVGFVAVFVYVFASFLRR; from the coding sequence ATGTCCGGATTGCCCACCATCAGGCCGGAACCGATAATCTATACTGCTTCCACAATGCTGGAAGAACTCTTGGGGCGGATGCGCCGCATTGATAGATGGCCGGAGACCGCAGCGACAGTGACCTCGACCGACCGCTTCATTCCCGAAAGATGGCAACGCGGACCCTCAGAAGCCACCATAGGCTTTTGTTACACACCCGACGGCGGTGAAATTCAATCGGGACAATTCCGGGTAGACGATGGATGTTCCCTATTTAACGTCGATGAACGCGATACGTTTCCCATTCGTTATGATCCGGCGCATCCCGAACGCTATTTCAGCAGCGAGTTCAGCATTCGATCTAGGCTGAAGTTCCTCGGCTTGCTTGTCGTAGGGTTTGTCGCAGTTTTCGTCTACGTGTTCGCTTCCTTCCTGCGCCGTTAG
- a CDS encoding DUF711 family protein, protein MKQLVFLAIALLPFQMLAQTGASSAATTGNPKIRAITGFVRLDRSQFEKQVADTLTVLRKVKSEFEAAGYQVESVRITTQPLGELVKGASEEEALAFLARFDALSVKEDFIPNVGPAMMHDSDDPATMHLLERALSKLPTIEASSIIADESGIHWKTIHRTAELVKYVAEHSPHAQGTFNFTATAMLKPLGPFYPGSFHTGAGKQFAIGIEGAGLVADVFTRDKGNAETATTDLTAALTKHARVAESIGNKVAAETGWAYVGFDPTPAPLGEVSIATAIEDFTGAKFGSSGTLTAARIITAAVKAVPVKQIGYSGLMVPVMEDKVMAQRWAENDFNVDSLLAYSAVCGTGLDTIPLPGDVSLEQMERMYSDVASLALKWNKPLSARLQPVPGKKAGDVTEYQDPYLFNTTIHAVP, encoded by the coding sequence ATGAAGCAGCTTGTGTTTCTCGCTATAGCGTTATTGCCGTTTCAGATGCTTGCGCAGACCGGTGCTTCGAGCGCCGCTACTACGGGCAATCCAAAGATACGGGCGATCACCGGATTTGTGCGTCTCGACCGGAGCCAGTTCGAAAAGCAGGTCGCGGATACGCTGACCGTCTTACGAAAGGTGAAAAGCGAATTCGAAGCGGCCGGGTACCAGGTGGAGTCGGTGCGGATTACGACTCAGCCTCTTGGCGAGCTTGTAAAGGGAGCGTCGGAAGAGGAAGCGCTGGCGTTTCTCGCGCGCTTTGACGCGTTGTCAGTGAAGGAAGACTTCATTCCCAACGTAGGGCCGGCGATGATGCACGACAGCGACGATCCAGCTACGATGCATCTGCTGGAACGAGCGCTTTCAAAGCTGCCGACGATCGAAGCGAGTTCGATCATTGCGGATGAGTCGGGAATTCACTGGAAGACGATTCATCGTACCGCGGAGCTAGTGAAGTATGTGGCCGAGCACAGCCCGCATGCACAAGGGACCTTCAACTTTACGGCGACAGCGATGCTGAAGCCGCTCGGGCCTTTTTATCCAGGGTCGTTTCACACGGGCGCAGGCAAGCAGTTTGCCATCGGAATTGAAGGTGCCGGCCTGGTGGCGGACGTGTTCACGCGCGACAAGGGAAATGCTGAAACCGCAACTACGGACCTGACCGCCGCGCTGACGAAACATGCAAGAGTGGCGGAGAGCATCGGCAACAAGGTGGCTGCCGAGACAGGATGGGCGTACGTGGGATTTGATCCAACCCCTGCGCCGCTTGGCGAGGTTTCGATTGCCACGGCGATTGAAGATTTTACCGGTGCAAAATTTGGATCGAGTGGAACGCTGACTGCAGCGCGAATCATTACGGCGGCGGTAAAGGCGGTGCCGGTGAAGCAGATTGGATACTCCGGCCTGATGGTGCCCGTGATGGAAGACAAGGTGATGGCGCAGCGCTGGGCCGAAAATGATTTCAACGTGGATTCGCTGCTCGCGTATTCGGCGGTGTGCGGCACGGGGCTCGATACGATTCCGCTGCCGGGAGATGTGAGCCTCGAACAGATGGAGCGAATGTACTCGGATGTCGCTTCGCTGGCATTGAAGTGGAACAAGCCACTCTCAGCGCGGTTGCAGCCGGTGCCGGGCAAGAAGGCCGGCGATGTGACGGAGTACCAGGATCCGTATCTCTTCAACACTACGATTCATGCGGTGCCCTAA